One window of the Zea mays cultivar B73 chromosome 3, Zm-B73-REFERENCE-NAM-5.0, whole genome shotgun sequence genome contains the following:
- the LOC103650573 gene encoding uncharacterized protein: MARASWNMNYEKILVDILHEHNHVKYRGQNGWAPEGWRSMTQMFNEKCPLAKFTKAQIQEKEKELKANYKVLKEARKQSGVGWSEAMGMIIAEPPIWANIIVSNPKVKKFQSRPFPLYNQLSALYDGSCATGDLNFTSTQQHTSSRQQLHIQAEAEAEAMSSFRIDDDLGVNPDLNQISSNLHGLASSSTRVEIGGHDRTPASSEQRAESHGRKRKQSQIAGVLEEYLDYKRQHNDKLLDVVNQIDQQAEGCNKKEEYCIGKCVRVLESMEELTEEEMAAAMGVIKCEENREIFLNSQRPRVRLLWLRNEINKQISTNLNIFRCPPSL; the protein is encoded by the exons ATGGCTAGAGCTTCGTGGAATATGAACTATGAGAAGATTCTTGTTGACATCTTGCACGAGCACAATCATGTGAAGTACCGGGGCCAGAATGGTTGGGCACCAGAAGGTTGGCGTTCTATGACACAAATGTTCAATGAGAAGTGCCCGTTGGCTAAGTTTACAAAGGCACAGAtccaggaaaaagaaaaggaacttAAGGCAAACTATAAGGTGCTGAAGGAAGCCCGCAAGCAAAGTGGTGTTGGATGGAGTGAGGCCATGGGTATGATCATTGCGGAACCACCAATATGGGCAAATATAATTGTc AGTAATCCAAAGGTCAAGAAATTTCAGTCAAGGCCTTTCCCTTTGTATAATCAGTTGTCAGCACTCTATGATGGCAGTTGTGCCACCGGTGATCTCAATTTTACATCAACTCAGCAACATACATCATCCCGACAACAATTACATattcaagctgaagctgaagctgaagctatgAGCTCTTTCAGGATTGATGATGACCTCGGGGTTAACCCTGATTTGAACCAAATCTCTTCAAATTTGCATGGGTTGGCATCTTCAAGTACCCGTGTTGAGATTGGTGGACATGACCGCACCCCGGCATCTTCAGAACAACGAGCGGAGAGTCATGGAAGGAAGCGTAAGCAAAGTCAGATTGCTGGGGTTCTTGAGGAATATTTGGATTACAAAAGGCAACATAATGATAAGTTGCTTGATGTGGTAAATCAGATTGATCAGCAAGCTGAGGGATGTAACAAGAAGGAAGAATATTGTATTGGAAAGTGTGTTCGTGTGTTAGAGTCGATGGAAGAGTTAACTGAAGAGGAGATGGCAGCAGCAATGGGCGTGATTAAGTGTGAGGAGAATAGAGAAATATTTCTGAACAGCCAGAGGCCACGTGTCCGATTATTGTGGCTTAGGAACGAGATCAACAAGCAG ATTTCCACCAATCTCAATATTTTCAGATGTCCACCAAGCCTTTAG
- the LOC109944839 gene encoding protein ALP1-like, producing MGSRIELIRKHLKQEEEDDDELFFVLVPAIYASLYSKKRPVHTSCRSGAQKIREMLDGHESWCKSEFRMEPEIFRAVASYLRREGLLQDTSNMSIEEHLGIFMYMISQNASNAILQKEFQHSGETIHRKISEFFGIIPALTQRFVKLPSVTQPHVKITSNPRFWPYFQNCIGAIDGTHVPITISEERAPPFRNRKGTLSQNVMLACDFDLNFTFISCGWEGSASDAGVLQSALRKGFRVSDGKYYLVDGGYANTPSFIAPYRGVSYHLSEYRRRGLSTVYADYKELFNHSHALLRNHIERSIGVLKKRFPILKVGTFYPIETQVLIPSAAVSFHNMIRGLNGEDGWLDQHPTNINSSQFVELPEGDSNYQYSSQSNAGNALRDQIAMQMWNDYNNH from the coding sequence ATGGGTTCTAGAATTGAGTTGATAaggaaacatttgaaacaggaggaggaggatgatgatgaGTTATTTTTTGTGTTAGTTCCAGCTATATATGCTTCCCTTTATTCTAAAAAGAGGCCAGTACACACTTCTTGTCGTAGTGGTGCACAAAAAATTAGAGAAATGCTCGATGGTCATGAGAGCTGGTGCAAATCTGAGTTTCGAATGGAGCCAGAGATCTTTAGAGCTGTAGCAAGCTATCTTAGAAGGGAAGGATTGTTGCAAGACACTTCAAATATGAGCATTGAGGAGCATCTTGGGATATTCATGTACATGATATCTCAAAATGCTAGCAATGCGATCTTACAAAAAGAATTTCAGCATAGCGGGGAAACCATACATAGAAAGATAAGCGAGTTCTTTGGTATAATCCCCGCTCTAACTCAAAGATTTGTGAAGCTCCCAAGTGTAACCCAACCACATGTGAAGATTACATCCAATCCTCGGTTTTGGCCTTACTTTCAAAATTGCATTGGTGCAATTGATGGGACACACGTCCCCATAACTATTAGTGAAGAAAGAGCCCCTCCATTTAGAAATCGAAAAGGAACCCTTTCTCAAAACGTGATGTTGGCGTGCGACTTCGATTTGAATTTCACATTCATCTCATGTGGGTGGGAAGGGTCCGCATCTGATGCGGGGGTTCTTCAATCAGCTTTAAGAAAGGGTTTCAGAGTGTCAGATGGTAAATACTATCTTGTAGATGGGGGATATGCAAACACTCCTTCTTTTATTGCCCCATATCGAGGAGTTTCTTACCATCTCAGTGAATATCGGAGGCGAGGGTTGAGTACTGTATATGCTGATTATAAGGAGTTATTTAATCATTCTCATGCCCTCCTTCGCAACCACATAGAAAGGTCCATCGGTGTCTTGAAGAAGCGATTTCCTATCCTCAAAGTGGGCACCTTTTATCCCATAGAGACTCAGGTTTTGAttccatcagcagcagtttcatttCATAACATGATTAGAGGTTTAAATGGTGAAGATGGATGGTTGGATCAGCACCCAACTAACATCAATTCTAGTCAATTTGTTGAATTACCAGAGGGAGATAGCAATTATCAGTATAGTAGTCAGTCCAATGCTGGAAATGCTCTTAGAGATCAAATTGCTATGCAGATGTGGAATGATTATAATAATCATTAG